GTTGATGTCGTAGGCCAGTAGATCCTTCCAAGCTTGCTCAGCGTCATCCTCCGCATTTTCTACCGCTTTCCGGATGGCCGTGTCGCCGCCCGCAATAATCCCGACAACTACACCGTGCGGCACCCCAAACGTAGGCGGGCACTCCGAGGCATCCAGAATACCCAGCCGGCCACTGGTGCCGGCCCCAATGTAAAACAACCGCCCTCCTTTGCCGAGCCGGGCCACCGTAGCCTCTACCAGCGCTTCAATCTGAGGCAGGGCCTTCGCTACCGCTTGTGGTACGGTCTGGTCCACAGTGTTCATACCCGCCAGCAGCTCGTGGGTAGAAAGCGTTTCGAGGTTATTGAAGTGGGAAGGGCTTTCAGTAGTACTCATAAGTGGGATGGGAATGGAAAAGCAGATATGTGTTGCAGCCGAAAAAGTGTTTCCACCTCAGAAGCTACACTAGCTGCCCAATAACAGTGAATTTATCGAAGACGTGGTTGGTATGCGGAGCATCGTGGTCGAGCTCCTTTGTCAGGTCCTGGCCGGCCCAGTGCTCGTAATGGTTGCCGCGCTTCCAGAGGCGTGAGCGGGTCACATCGTAAATCAGCCCCTGGTAGGCCACCCAAATTTCGTCGCGGTCTTGGCCGTTGC
The Hymenobacter gelipurpurascens DNA segment above includes these coding regions:
- a CDS encoding cytochrome b5 domain-containing protein — its product is MSDQLPDSVPTLPRYSRAQLALRNGQDRDEIWVAYQGLIYDVTRSRLWKRGNHYEHWAGQDLTKELDHDAPHTNHVFDKFTVIGQLV